The Dunckerocampus dactyliophorus isolate RoL2022-P2 chromosome 16, RoL_Ddac_1.1, whole genome shotgun sequence genome includes a window with the following:
- the bhlha9 gene encoding class A basic helix-loop-helix protein 9, whose product MSCSSVAESEFSEEELELGALGQGESEGSPKASFQDSESSTSSPSGPEEGQTKKRNRPVRSKARRMAANVRERKRIMDYNQAFNALRVALNHDLSGKRLSKIATLQRAINRISALSVFLSTNPPSKPCTHRECNRSSVGPVPMATSRAEPTRVTIPHLEHQSYAPWHASISQQMQPQQGPHLYRLPMEPHVYMDSSISSCPPSPHYPCYPTEGQLYASRGHCGSPHEHPPSPLRFSQVGDGFGFQPGLWGSCTQGYMDTFVEPSPALGLPWQVNYLQDQEHNLSVGSEIL is encoded by the coding sequence ATGAGCTGCAGCAGTGTCGCAGAATCAGAGTTCTCAGAGGAAGAGCTGGAGCTTGGTGCCCTTGGACAAGGTGAGAGTGAGGGAAGTCCCAAGGCATCGTTCCAGGACAGTGAGAGCTCCACTAGCAGCCCAAGCGGCCCAGAGGAGGGCCAGACCAAGAAGCGCAATAGGCCGGTTCGCTCCAAAGCTCGACGTATGGCAGCCAATGTCCGTGAGAGAAAACGCATTATGGACTACAACCAGGCCTTCAATGCTCTACGGGTCGCCTTGAACCACGACCTTAGCGGCAAACGGCTCTCGAAAATCGCCACGCTGCAGAGGGCCATCAATCGGATCTCTGCTCTTTCTGTGTTCCTGAGCACTAACCCTCCCAGCAAGCCCTGCACCCATCGGGAATGCAACAGGTCATCGGTGGGGCCGGTGCCAATGGCAACGTCTCGAGCCGAGCCGACAAGGGTGACCATCCCTCATCTGGAGCACCAGAGTTATGCTCCCTGGCATGCATCCATCTCCCAACAGATGCAGCCACAACAGGGACCTCACTTGTACAGGCTTCCCATGGAGCCTCACGTCTACATGGATAGCAGCATCTCCTCATGCCCCCCATCACCGCACTACCCGTGTTATCCCACAGAAGGACAGCTTTACGCCTCACGTGGCCACTGTGGCAGCCCTCATGAACATCCACCAAGCCCACTGCGATTCTCTCAGGTGGGTGACGGGTTCGGGTTCCAGCCTGGATTATGGGGCTCCTGCACTCAGGGTTACATGGACACTTTTGTGGAGCCATCTCCAGCTTTGGGACTTCCCTGGCAGGTGAACTACCTGCAGGATCAGGAGCACAACCTCTCTGTGGGCTCAGAAATACTGTGA